The sequence GCCCCGCGGGAGCGAGCGTGCGCAGGTCGAAGCCGCCCCGTCGCCCTCACGTACGAGCGATCGCGACCTCGTGAGAGAGGTCGAGCGAATCACCGAGAGAATCAAGAGCATGGCGACGCGGGGCCGAGACGACACCGCCACATGGCTGACGATCGACGTCATCGAAGGAAGCCTCGCGTACACCGTGCACCCCATGGGTCCGACGCTCTACAACGGCGTTGCCGGTGTCGCGCTGTTTCTCGCGGCCGCGAGCGTCGCGCTCCAGGACCGCGATGCGCGATGCCTCGCCCTGGGCGCAGTACGTTCGCTTCGCCAACAGGTCAACGCGAGCCCGCGATTCGCCCCGGGGACGTGCATCGGCGGCATCATGGGAACTCCGTCTGCGGCGTACGCGCTCGCATGGATGGGCCACATCCTCGGCGATGCGTCTCTCATCGACGATGCGGTGAGCATCGTGCGTCGTTGCGACGCAGCGGTCATCCGCAGCGACACCCACTACGACCTCTCGTCGGGCGCGGCCGGCTTGATTCTCGTGTTGTTGACGGTCCATGCGATGCGCCCATGGCCCGGCGCACTCGAGCAGGCGCGGCTGTGTGGGGAGCATTTGCTCGCAGCACGCGTGGGCACGCCCGCGAGCTGGCCTACGCCCACTGGGCGGCGATTGGCCGGCCTCGCCCACGGCGCCAGCGGCACCGCGCTGGCGCTCCAGCGGTTGTCCGAGGCGACCGGCGACCGGCGCTATCGCGACGCAGCATTCGAGGCTCTCGATCACGAACGCACGCTCTATCATCCGGAGGTCGAGAACTGGCAGGACGTGCGACCGGACGTCCCGGGTCCCGGACCGTCGTTCATGAGTTCGTGGTGTAACGGGGCGCCGGGAATCGGCATGGCCCGCGTTCACCAGCGAGGAGCTCCCCGCCGTGACGCAGAGCTGACGGCGGCGCTGCGAACGACCGAACGCGTCGCATTCGGGCACCTCGATCATTTCTGCTGCGGCAATGTCGGTCGCTCCGAGCTGCTTCTCGATGCCGGCCACCGACTGCACGAGCCGGCCCTGGTCGCGGCGTCGCGTCGTGCGGTCGATCGCATGGTCGCGCGCGCGCGGGCGACGGGAGCGTGGACCCTCTCGTCCAACCCGCGACCCGGCAACGAACAGGCGGGCCTGTTCCGCGGCCTCGCGGGAATCGGGTGGCACCTGCTGCGCCACCTGCAGCCGCAGGAGCTCCCCGCGCTCGGCGTGCTCGAAGGGCCCGACTCCCGTGAGTCCCGCTCAGCCCGCGGGCGTCACGTCCAAGAGCAACCGCTGATCCCAGACCGCTGAGGCACCGAGCGCGGACATCAACGCGAGACCGACGCCGGCCGCTCCGCCGAGGATTCCCGGGCTCGCGCGGTACGTGCCCTGCCCGGCAGGTGCGTCGGCGGTCTCGAACGCGGGGAAGCCGGCGAGACCATCCGACCGGCGTAGCGCCAGGGTGTTCCGGAACCATCTCCGTGCGCCGTCGCGCAGGACCTCGTCGCCGGTGGCGTCGCCGAGACGGCCGAACAGGTGGCCGAGCCCCGCCGCGCCATGGCACAGACCGGCGTCCTGCACCGCGCACTTGTCGTCCGGTCGCGTTGCGCATGCCCGTGCCAACGACAGCGCGCGCTCGTAGAGGGCATGGTCCTGCAACGCCCATGAGGCGCGGAGCAAGGCCAACGCGACCCCTGGGTCGCCGTAGCACCACGCGGTTCGGGCCGCACGGCCGGCGACGCCCGGCGCGACGCACCAATCGAAGGCTGCGTGCTCGCGCTGTGGTTGACGATGGGCTTCGAGGAATCCGACTGCCGACCGCAGTGAGCGCCGGAGCGATGCCTCCTCGTGCCCTGGCAGCACGTGGGCGAGCAGTATCGCCGAGTAGAACGCGACCACGCCGGGGACTCCGTGTGCGAGGCCGAGGTCGATCATGCCCTCGGGGTGCGTTCGTCGGTGGTGGGCCGGCAACAGAGCGGCCGGGGTCATCCAAGCCAATCCACCTCGAGCCGGCTCCGCCATCGACTCGAGTCGATCCAGCGTCAGTCGCAGACCTCGGCGCGCGAGCGCGTGACGCCGTCTCGCGAGAAAGTAGACCCCGAAGCCGACGAGGCCGCTGATGAGATCGTAGTGACCTGACCACTCCTTTCGCGACAGTGCCTCGACCAGGATCGCGTCGACGCGCGGCGGCAGCGTGTCCGGAGCCTCCGACCCGGGCTCGTCCGGCGCGTCGTCGATGACATGTGCGGCCCAAGCGGCCCCGGTCAATCCACCGAACATGCCGATCGCAACGACACCGCCGTCAATCGCATCAGCCAAGGACGCCATCGCTCGCTCGAACGCATGCTCCACCCACGGTTCGGGAAACATCTGTGCAACGTGGGCCCAGTAGAGCGCCGCGTCCGTCGTCTCGCCGAGGCCAGCCGGCTCTCGACGCGCGAGCGCCACCGCGATCTCGTACGCGGTCTCACGCGCCTGGTGCGCCAACTCGCCGCTGAGAAGCGCAGAGCGCCTGCACGGTACTTCCGGCCCCAAGAAGGTATCCACGGTGATCTCATTGTCCGCGTCCCGTGTCGCGATGACGCCGAACCACCACGCACAGACGCTCGAAACTCGTCCCTCCGCCCGTCATATCGTTCCGGGGTGCGGGCAAGGACGTAGATGCGGCTGGCCCGGACGCTCGGATGGTCTGGGCGGTCTCTGTCTCGGGGAACCGCGTGGACAAGAAGCAATGAAGAAGAAGCTAAAA is a genomic window of Deltaproteobacteria bacterium containing:
- a CDS encoding lanthionine synthetase C family protein, whose protein sequence is MALARREPAGLGETTDAALYWAHVAQMFPEPWVEHAFERAMASLADAIDGGVVAIGMFGGLTGAAWAAHVIDDAPDEPGSEAPDTLPPRVDAILVEALSRKEWSGHYDLISGLVGFGVYFLARRRHALARRGLRLTLDRLESMAEPARGGLAWMTPAALLPAHHRRTHPEGMIDLGLAHGVPGVVAFYSAILLAHVLPGHEEASLRRSLRSAVGFLEAHRQPQREHAAFDWCVAPGVAGRAARTAWCYGDPGVALALLRASWALQDHALYERALSLARACATRPDDKCAVQDAGLCHGAAGLGHLFGRLGDATGDEVLRDGARRWFRNTLALRRSDGLAGFPAFETADAPAGQGTYRASPGILGGAAGVGLALMSALGASAVWDQRLLLDVTPAG